A single region of the SAR202 cluster bacterium genome encodes:
- the queG gene encoding tRNA epoxyqueuosine(34) reductase QueG: protein MSDLERAIKEYARSLGFDVVGIASAVPFLRDEAEAVQRVRDGMMDGLPWYTEDRARKVNHPEVLLEGARSIISLAKSYNTGPRDLASPGPRGKIARYAWNEDYHALLKDKMRDLAEGVQRLAGRPVRTRVFVDDGPMNDRAAAERSGVGWFGKNSLVLTQGYGSWVLLGQVLTDLELEEDSPLKKSCGECVRCIDACPTGAIIAPYTIDNRRCISFLTIELRGAIPRDLRPLVGDWVFGCDICQDVCPVNRKAAQTLDPAFAQRHDFGAPALLPLLELDDEAFRERFRGSAVKRAKRVGLQRNVCVALGNIGDPAAAPALARALATAEPLVRRHAAWALGKIGGAEAEAALRAREGVEADEEVREEIAAALGESESRSNGLVR from the coding sequence ATGAGCGACCTTGAACGGGCGATAAAAGAGTACGCGCGGTCCCTGGGATTCGATGTCGTAGGCATCGCTTCTGCGGTGCCGTTCCTGCGGGACGAGGCCGAGGCGGTGCAGCGCGTGCGCGACGGGATGATGGACGGGCTGCCCTGGTATACAGAGGACCGCGCGCGCAAGGTGAACCACCCTGAGGTCCTTCTGGAGGGCGCGCGGTCGATCATCTCCCTGGCGAAGAGCTACAACACCGGCCCTCGCGACCTGGCATCTCCCGGCCCAAGGGGCAAGATTGCCCGGTACGCGTGGAACGAAGACTACCACGCTCTATTAAAGGATAAGATGCGCGACCTGGCCGAAGGGGTGCAGCGGCTTGCCGGGAGGCCCGTGAGGACGAGGGTGTTCGTTGACGACGGGCCGATGAACGACCGCGCCGCGGCGGAGCGGTCGGGGGTGGGGTGGTTTGGGAAGAACTCGCTCGTGCTGACGCAGGGCTACGGGTCGTGGGTGCTGTTGGGGCAGGTGCTGACAGACCTGGAGCTGGAGGAGGATTCGCCGCTGAAGAAGAGCTGCGGCGAGTGCGTGAGGTGCATCGACGCGTGCCCCACCGGCGCGATAATTGCCCCCTACACGATAGATAACCGGCGGTGCATCTCGTTTCTCACGATCGAGCTGCGGGGGGCGATTCCGAGGGACCTGCGCCCGCTGGTGGGAGACTGGGTATTCGGGTGCGATATCTGCCAGGACGTTTGCCCGGTGAACCGCAAGGCCGCGCAAACGCTCGACCCGGCGTTCGCGCAGCGGCACGACTTCGGCGCGCCCGCGCTGCTGCCGCTGTTGGAGCTTGACGACGAGGCGTTCAGGGAGCGGTTTCGCGGCTCGGCGGTGAAGCGGGCGAAGCGCGTCGGCCTCCAGCGGAACGTGTGCGTAGCGCTGGGGAACATCGGCGACCCGGCGGCGGCGCCGGCGCTGGCTCGCGCGCTCGCCACGGCTGAGCCGTTGGTGCGGCGGCACGCGGCGTGGGCGCTGGGGAAGATCGGCGGGGCGGAGGCGGAGGCGGCGCTGCGCGCGCGGGAGGGCGTGGAGGCGGACGAGGAGGTAAGGGAAGAGATAGCAGCGGCGCTGGGAGAGAGCGAATCTCGGTCTAACGGCCTTGTAAGATAA